The window ctgaagtgccttgtggtcggaggctgagcaattgcctacctggcagtgatgcaaccggtcaggatgctctcgatgttgcagctgtagaaccttttgagtatctcaggacccatgccaaatctttttagtttcctgaggaggaataggctttgtcgtgccctcttcacgacagtcttggtgtgtttggaccattctagtttgttgttgatgtggacaccaagggatttgaagctctcaacctgctccaatacagccccatcgatgagaatggggacgtgctcggtgctccttttcctgtagtccacaatcatctccttagttttggttacgttgagggataggttgttattctggcaccacccggccaggtctctggcctcctccctataggctgtcttgtcgttgtcggtgatcaggcctactgttgtgtcgtcagcaaacttaatgatggtgttggagtcgtgcctggccatgcagtcgtgggtgaacggggagtacaggaggggactgagcatgcaccccttgagctccagtgttgaggatcagcgtggcagatgtgttgctacctaccctcaccacctgggggcagcccgtcaggaagtccaggacccagttgcagaggggggtgtttagttccttagcttagtgatgagatttgagggtactatggtgttgaacgctgagctgtagtcgatgaatagcattctcacataggtgttccttttgtccaggtgggaaagtgcCGTGTGGAGTGGattagagattgcatcatctgtggatctgtttgggcggtatgcaaattggagtgggtctagggtttctgggataatggtgttgatgtgagccattacatgccttttcaaagcacttcatggctacagatgtgagtgctacaggtctgtagtcatttaggcaggttgcctttgtgttcttgggcacagggactagggtggtctggtattacagactcaatcagggacatgttgaaaatgtcagtgaagacacctgccagttggtcaggatatgcccggagcacacgtcctggtaatccgtctggccccgcagccttgtgtatgttgacctgtttaaaggtcttactcatgtcggctacggagagcgtgatcacacagtcgtccggaacagctgatgctctcatgcatgcctcagtgttgcttgcctcgaagcgagcatagaagtgatttagctcatctggtaggctcatgtcactgggcagctcgcggctgtgcttccctttgtagtctgtaatagtttgcaagccctgccatatccgacgagcgtcggagccggtgtagtatgattcaatcttagccctgtattgacactttgcctgtttgatggttcgtcgcagggcatagcgggatttcttgtaagcttccgggttagagtcccgcaccttgaaagtggcagctcaaccctttagctcagtgcgaatgttgcctgtaatccatggcttctggttggggtgtgtacgtacagtcactgtggggacgatgtcctcCATGCACTTCTTGATAAAGCCAgcgactgatgtggtgtactcctcaatgtcatcggaagaatcccggaacatgttccagtctgtgatggcaaaacagtcatgtagcatagcatctgcttcatctgaccactttttttatagaccgagtcactggtgcttcctgctttaatttttgcttgtaagcaggaatcaggaggatagagttgtggtcggatttacccaatggagggcgagggagagctttgtacgcgtctttgtgtgtggagtacaggtgatctagaatttgtttccctctggttgcacatttaacatgttgatagagatttggtagaactgatttagcCCCATGTTGAGTGTGTGTATGCTTTAGCGTTTAGCCCAGGGTCGTGTTCAGAAGGCATGAAACAGAAGTAAACCTTGGACTTgtttttttcaaaatgttttccCATAGAACCTTAATTTTTGCCCCACTCCCACACCGTTTCCATTTTCTTGTCCTCTCTGATTATCCCATCGGTTGTctcgtttaaaaaaaatgtatatacaaTTTCACCCTGATGTTAATTCTGCAATGAGTGAACCAGTAATCTGATAAGATTTGTCACGTTGTTGGCCAAACAGTGAGTATTTCAACCTCTACTTGAATGAATACCTTATCAAACCAGTTTGGCCTCTAGGCATGGGCCTCGGCCAGTCTGTAACCAGTATCATATTATCAATTATATGTCAATATGTCTctactcactctcctctctctccctgcagacgTCTCTAGTCTAAAGCCTCAGACAATTTATTTAAAGTTTTGCAAAAATTTACCAAGCTTTTATCTTACTGCTGTTGAGTTGCAATAGTAGAAGGCACAAGGAGTATTTAGATATTTGGTAGTGCATGGGCAGTTTTCCTCCTGTCATTCACTGACAGACCTACAGAGCTGTTTAACCTGTCAATAAATGTCAACTGTCCCGTTAATCAACTGTCCCATGTTCGCTAGGTAGGTAAGTTAGGCTAACCAGCTATCTACATCTTGTAGTTTTCATGGCCAGATTACATGCCCAGGGGCCTCGACCCCAAGGGGGCTcccattttttattttgtttagaCACTCCGGTAGCATATCAACACACAAGACATGGCTAAATGTGTTGAATTGCAAGAAATTAGCTTTGAAACTATGAAATGTTATCTCTGcccaatggcaaaatgtgtagaatttcagaAAATgacctttaaaactgcaaaagaGTGGTGACCGTTTGGGGTTGTAAGGTTGACGTTTGTTGCTATGCAGATAAACAACAATATCCATCTGGACCTTCTGTCACCTAGGAAATTGTGTGACCGGACCTTCTCAAAGAGTATTTGATTTCCCGTGCAATATATGATATAATCAATCATATATGAATCCTGTGTCTCCCTCCATATAGGCCTCCAGGGACCTGGTATGCTTTCTACAGCTGGACCATGTTAATGTGTACTACGGCCAGGACTACCGCAGCAAGTACAAGGCCCCCACAGACTACTGCCTGGCCCTTAAGGTaagataccccccccccccccgttcaCCTAATGGTGCACTCCACTTCTGCTCCTTGTGGAGAATTGATTAGGAACATGGGATAACTCATTTTTAGACAAGGGGTGGCACATTTTTAGAGTAGAGATGTTGCAGTGAGCCTGGACAAGCCCATTAAGATGGATCTGTTGTGTGAGTGGATGTGGTCCCGGGGGGGTCTGGGTAATGATATCCTTTGAGGCCACTCCTTTCTAAAAGCACAGaccctgaaaaacaccaaaaataAGTGTTAAGGAGCCACTCTCCTATATTAGTAATGTTGACCCACCTATCTTTAGCTGTAGTCAAACTAACAGGCACAAAGGCAATTATCAAGGGTGGTTTTGGAATCGATGTCTTTACTGGAACGGAACGATCCGGGCCGGTCCTGGCCGCTCTGCCGCCCAAGGCAAGACAGAAAATGTGCTGCCCTCAGTAAGACTAATAGTACTAGTAAGGAAATTACTTTGAGAAGACGTCTATAATAAGTGTTTTCCAGACGTTGAAGTTAAGTTCAATTTAGGTGCTGAAGGAAcgttgaaaatatgtattttccggATGTTGAAATAcgttctgaatgaaagttgaaaagACGGAATTTATAGCTGCCTATGTTTAGGACAAATCAAGGCTGATCTAGACCGGACAAAGTCTGAACATGGACATCTATGATTGGTTTGATTTGGTCCGGAACGAACCAAAAACCTGCTTAGGTGGAAATCCAGGCCGGTCCAGACTGCACAAAAAGGCGCCTGGACAGGGCCAAAAAAACTAATCCAAAAGGCGTCGGTGTTGGTCCGTGCTTATTGAGGTATCGCCCGAAAGTGTCGCCTGGAATTGAATTTGAGGAATGTCCATCTGTGGTGGGCCTACCGTTTGTAAATAAGACTGCCGGTCCGGACGGATCTAAGAAAGACATTGGTGTCGGTCCAGGCTTACTGGGGTGCAGCCGACCATGTGGCCCGCAACGGAATTTTAGGAATGCCTGTTCGTGTGGAAGGCCCAATGTTTGTTAAAAATAAAACGCCCATTGCATTGGCTTTATTAGTCCCGATTAGTCCAGTGAGTAATCAATTTGGCTGTTTAAACTCTGAATATCAGATACCCAACTTTATCTGGAGGCGTTATCCTGAACCCatttgcaatgtgtttacacaGCGGGAAATGCAGAATTATTTCCTTTTTCGCCATGATCAGCCCGTAAAAAAGGTTTGGATACAAACTTGAAACCACTGATCATGGCAATTTAACCCATGGGGATCAAACTTCTGGACTTCTGGTTGTGCGTAGCCTGATTGGCCATTCCTCCTCCTAGGAACAAAGCGAAACGACATGTGTTGTCATGGTAACACGTCAtgtgcatgtctctgtgtgttcagCACCCCCAGATCCAGAAGAAGTCCCAGTACATCAAGTATCTGTGCTGTGACGACGTCAGGACCCTCCACCAATGGTTCAACGGCATTCGCATCGCCAAGGTAAACCTTAACATCCACGTCACTCTTAAACATGACTATTAGAGGCTATAGAACTTTTTTCTCTCAGGCCAAAAGGGGTCTCCTAAACTAAAAGCtgacttaaaaataaaaaaatacaaaaagttTGTTTCCCTTAACTTAAGATTGTGTTTTACAAGATAAGACATTGGTCAATATTAAATTATACATGAACCATGCAACCAAAATACAACATTCAATGTGAACAATTAGCAACTGCGCTTCTCTTTTAATAAACAACCGTgacttctctctttcccccacgGTGGCGGTGGTGTAGTACGGGAAACAGCTGTATGTGAACTACCAGGAGGCCATGAAGCGCACGGAGGCGGCCCACGACtggtcctccctctccacctccagcaTCCGCTCCAGCTCCGGCTCCGGCTCAGCCAGTCTGCCCGGTGAGTCAGCCTTCCAGGGCTTACAACTGGTCTGGGATCAGCTGCTCAAGTCCACGGTGGTCCACTGAGGCTTAATGGTAATGGCTGGGGGACTGTGATCCGGGATCAGCTTGGTAACCAAATCGAATTGACCTCAATTTGAGGTGATGTTGATTCAGTAGAGATTGATATGCTATTAATTAATTGATTGaccattattttcaatgacgacttTTCGATTCAATTTATCAGATGGATTTGACCACAACCCCTGTCTAGCAGTAGGTACATTTATTCTAGTTCTGATCTTGAATCAGTTGTTGTGGCTTTGAGGGTACACGATAAAGCTCTAGTCTATCTACAGAGATGTGGATTCACCCTTTTTTACACATCCACTCCCATTAATCAAATCTGCAAAAGAGGGAGTTCTAATATTGCAGTACGGTGGCTTCAGAGACTCTTGTTAGCCAATGTGTAGGTCAGAAATCTAGTGTTTATATGCTCCGGGGTGAAGTTTCCCCCAAGGTAcaaatctaggatcagcttccccttgcccaatcctaaccttaaccattagtggggaaatgcaacactgacccaagatcagcatttAGCGTCTCTCttccatggctgtgtgtgtgtgtgtgtgccccccaGAGTCCCAGTCGAACCACTCGGGCCAGTCAGACAGTGGAGTGGACACGGCCTCCAGCCACGGGCGCTCTCAGAGCGTGGTCAGCTCCATTTTCTCTGAGGCCTGGAAGAGAGGAACACAGATGGAGGAGAACACCAGGGTTAGTCCTTCTCCCCTTTGACCTCTCCTCTTCACGCCAATATATTCCTCCTTTGTatttcctctcatctctctatatgtctctccaTTATCTCTccgttctcctcttctctttgtcTCCCATCATATTGTTTTACTGTGATGATTGATTTTGTGTCAGTCGcactgtagatgctctacagactatcagtaacaatTCAACCAGGGCCGGCGCCAGAACAAATCAGTTGGACTCTTTTTGATTTCCATATACGGGCCTTTTTGATTCATATATGGGGCACGTTTTTGTTTTTTGCAGGACCTCCTTCCGTGGCAAAACTAGAACCGCCATACAAGCGAATGAGCAGTCATTCGGACCGCAACATTCTAACAGTTTAATTAATACATTTCATATATGCTTTTGCAAAAAAAATAtcatttggttgtgtttatgaaggtcACATTAGACTacgaaaaatatatatttcaaatcACACAAAATGCTTTTTCATTCGTGTTAATTTTCATTAGTGTTACTTTTCATTAGTGTATGGTACTGTTTATGTAAAAACACCATTTTATTTTGTTGAGTTGCCTTTGTTACAACTACGAAACCGAAAGCATATGTTGGGACTTGGTAACAGCTTTCTACGAAGGCAAAAAAAGATGATACCCCAACCACCAAGACGCACAGTCAGCAAGATGCTCGGTCAAATGATGAAACATTTGTTGCCTTAACATTATTTTAAGCTCCAAGTGTGCTTGATAAATAGTGAAAATCGCCACAAAAGCATATAAATGGCATTCTAATGAATATATGGCCGCAGTCAAAAATGGTCAATTACTGTCAGCTCGTGCTTGCCATGGTGTGTGTCTTCACGCAATGGCATAAGTTGTCACATAAACAACGAAAACTAGTGAGGTGCGTTGCTGATGTTGTTTTTTGCGTGAGATGTAGGGGCCTGCTCTCTGTGATAACGTTTTGTGCTGATAATCAGACAGTTGAATTGTCTCCGGTTTTTCTATCCAAACGGgttgtgtgaaattagttttggtGTGTGTTCAGTTTCGAGGCAATTATCGGGGTAATTGTCAACTGGGCACGGCACCTTTTAATTATCGGGAGAAGGAgggaagcaggccctactgtcgggagtaGTGGGGGTCAGTGGGGGAAAACCATAAAGAAAATGACATGCCCTCCTAACAGTGGTTATAACACACTGTTTCTGATATTAAGAGTTTAACAATGGCAGTGTGTTTTATAGACTTATTTAGGTAAAGTCGAGGGAGGCATGACTTAAAACGTTCGAGTAATTTTATTAAAACTGACCTTTTATAAATGtggcatgaacacaaccagtcgTGATGTGTTCAACCGATttttgtcaaacaaatcacttcaaaaagtaggttACCTTTTGCACGTTCGTCCAAAAATAATTCCAGCGTCaaaacagtgcactgtgcacccgCCCAACTTTCCTTCAATGTGCAAGTGGCTGAAACAACTATCTCACCAAGAGCGATGCTTGGCCCCGGTCTTACAaagtcaacaaaacgaaggagctggtcgtggacttcaggagacagtagagggagactgccgccatccacatcgacggggccgcagtggagaatgtgaagagcttgaagttcctcggcatacacatcactaacaatctgaaatggtccacccacacagacatcgTGGTGTAGACGACGCCACAACAGcacctattcaacctcaggaggctgaagaaatttggcttggcccctaagaccctcgcAAATGCACCATTTGAgatcatcctgtcgggctgtgtcACCGCCTGGCGCCTACATCACCtgatgtcacaagaaggccaaaaGGATCATCAAGTATATCAACCCACCTGAGCCACGGCTTGTTCggcccgctatcatccagaaggcgaggtcagtacaggcgcatcaaagctggggccgagagactgaaaaacagcttctatctcaaggccatcaatcAGACTGTTATATAGCCATCACTAGGCGgctaccacctggttactcaaccctgcaccttcgaggctgctgccctatgcaCATAGACATGGCTTCATTAGTCACTTCcactggaacactggtcacttaaataatgtttacatactgtattctagtcaatatgccatcctattcaactattgctgtgtgtatatatatatacaatattctATCCTACGTACTCTACAAATATACTAaatattctatccacatactgtccataatgtctatacatcccatcacatatgtATTTATActccggactctgacattgctcgtcctaatatttatatatttcttaattccatttttaaaaacttttagacttgtgtgtattgttatgaattgttcgatattactgcactgttggagctaagaacacaagcattttgctacacccacaataacatctggcaaaatatgtgtatgcgaccaatacgaTTTGATATATTTTGCccatgtacagtatgtgatgctgtctggccaaaaagagtatgacatgctGTTAGAGGAATTTACATTCTTATATGTTTAATACCTAATTAAATTAATACACTCAGCCCATTTCTAAGGATTTGTAAGAAACTTATTTACATAAAATGGGCggagaccagtctcaaaatcaGGCACTAGCGTTTGttctcgagagtactgaacatgatgcaatttaccacaggttataaactgaaaatgacgtcattagttttCGAACTGTCCCGTCTCTCCTCCACTccggtacaatggcagtatagttctcaagccttccTACATCGTCTCCCACCAATTTAGATCATTTACGACCAGGCCAAGGTCttcctgtgtagataagcattctagccagccTGACGATAAGTTAATttgtttctaccaaggaacagacagtcattgttctaattcttgattataattacacacattatattcagtactaggattaaaataAAATTCATACATCTATACTGTagcataatagtattctgattagtcagtcctgattgaaatttatacataattagtcattattgattaaaaaaaatccCTTAACACATGCCACACTATTTTTGTCCAGACAACATCACAtccatgggctacacatactcaGACAGGGGAGCGCTGTTTCGCTCGCTCTGATGATTTATCTGAGATTGGTGAGTCTTTCTGTCTCCGCTCATCTCGGTCAAATAAATTATCAATATTTAAATACATTATTTGGACGGGAGGAGGTACTGTAGGGCGGTCCAGGCCACCTAATGCCCACTCATAACACTGGGGCTGATTTCACTTTCTACTGACCCTTATCCTGAActtaaccctagccttaacctTATGCTTACCCGAATCCTTATTCTAACCGTACCCTTATTGTTAGCAATTTatgttattcttcaataacacaaactctaaagcaaatcagggggagaaaaataggtttattcaaaGAGGACAAATCATAATGTTATGCTGGGAGGTAGATgttcattctcccctgtcctcagcttTTCTCCACAGAACAAAGGAAAAGGATGCCATTTATAACCCCCCACCCTAGCCTGGGGTTGACCAATCAGAAGTCCTTGCAGTACaactgggccaatggccaaataacaagtatcctgcTCCAGACTCAATGTACAGAACATAGCACACTGAGTTCAGGAGTGACATACCACAGATTCGAAACAGCTGTTGAACTGAATCCCAACTCCTATTTACATTGACAATTCCCTATTGATCGTTAATTCTATTACTCTTGTCCTCTTATCCTCTGCGTTGTGTATTAATCTTCAAAATATTCTTATACTCAAGCCGTCGCTTATCAACAGATTGTCCATGGTGATCCTGTACTCATTGTGTGTATTTCTCTGTCCCCGCACAGATGAGGGAGTCCACCCGAGGCGCCACCCTCCCCCACCCTGCCCACACGCACCGCCAGACCCCACAACTGGAGCCCCCTGCGTTGGCTACGCCACAACAGCAGCCGCCTCCCCAGACTCGCAGCAGCTACACCCACGCTCTACCCCCCAAGCCACAGGGGGGTACCTCCCCCCCACTTCAACAGCAACTTCCCCCCCAGATCCGCAGCAGTTACACCCAGGTCTTGCCTACCCTGCCCCAACAGCCCTCCCCTCCACCGCCCCAACAGCCCTCCCCTCCACCGCCCCAACAGCCCTCCCCTCCCCCGCCCCAACAGCCCTCCCCTCCACCGCCCCAACAGCCCTCCCCTCCACCGCCCCAACAGCCCTCCCCTCCACCGCCCCAACAGCCCTCCCCTCCACCGCTCCAACAGCTACCCCCCCACATCCGCAGCAGTTACACCCAGGTCTTGCCTACCCTGCACCAACAGCCCTTCCCTCCACCGCCCCAACAGCTACCTCCCCAGATCCGCAGCAGTTACACCCAGGTCTTGCCTTCCTTGCACCCCCaaccctcccctccaccaccccaacAGCTGCCCCCCCAGATCTGCAGCAGTTACACCCCTGTCTTGCCTTCCCTGCCCTTCCCTCCACCGCCCCAACAGGCCTTCCCTCCACCGCCCCAACAGGCCTTCCCTCCACCGCCCCAACAGGCCTTCCCTCCACCGCCCCAACAGGCCTTCCCTCCACCACCCCAACAGGCCTTCCCTCCACCGCCCCAACAGGCCTTCCCTCCACCACCCCAACAGGCCTTCCCTCCACCGCCCCAACAGGCCTTCCCTCCACCGCCCCAACAGGCCTTCCCTCCACCGCCCCAACAGGCCTTCCCTCCACCGCCCCAACAGGCCTTCCCTCCACCGCCCCAACAGGCCTTCCCTCCACCGCCCCAACAGGCCTTCCCTCCACCGCCCCAACAGGCCTTCCCTCCACCGCCCCAACAGGCCTTCCCTCCACCGCCCCAACAGGCCTTGCCTCCCCAGATCCGCAGTAGTTACACCCAGGCCttgccctctcctccaccacccccccagctctctccaccacccccccagctctctcctccaccaccccaACAGCTGTCCCCACAGCCCTGTAGCAGCTACAACCAAGCTGTGCCCCCGCCACCTCCTCCCCGCCACCACCCCCTCCCCCGCCGCCCCTGCCTGCCAGCAGCACCCCTCACCACTCGGGCCCCACAGTGTTCGCCAAGTACAGCACCATCACCCGGCTGCAGAACCAGAACGCTGCCCACCAGGCCGCCAATCACCACAGGGCGCAAAACAACCACCAGAGCCCACCCAGGGCGTCAGCTCAAGCCCCGGCTCCTCCCCATCAGACGGCTGTCAAACCGCTGGTCAACAACTTCAACGTCCCGCCTCCCCCGCCgccccctcccccgccctccatgcCTGCTCTGGGGTCGGCCATGGCTGCACTCCGGCTCGGTTCCCCCAGCCCGGCCGCCCTGCCCCAGTTCATCCCACCACCGCCGGAGAGCAACGacatcccccctccccctcctcctccaccgccCCCAGACCCGATGCCAGGTCTGTGCCCATTGCCCTACGGCGCCAACGCCCTCCAGCAGGCACTGGCCCAGAAGTTCCCCAACGGTCCCACCCAGGGCCTCTTTCCCCCCGCTGCCAGACTGGTAGAGTCGCCCCCGGCACCGCCTCCTCCCCCGCCACCTCCCCCGCCACCTCCCCCTCCTACCCCGGGGCCTCCCCAGAAGCTCTCTGtgcctcccccacctcctcctcccccacctcctcctccccctactcctcAGCAGCACTACTCGCCCGCAGCTGCTCCCCCCCCTGCCCTACCCAAAACCTTCTCCCCAGGCTTTCTGCTCCACCACGGTGGCCGGAAGCCTCTCTACCCTGTTTCCCCTCTCCCCCCCGCCCCACCTGCTGCCCCTACTCCTCCCCCACCCCCGGCCCCTCCTCCTCCGGTGTCAATGAAGAAGCAGCACAGCCTCCAGGGAGTCCACACTCCCAACCAGCCCCCTCCCACATTTCCCAAGCAGCACAGCCTCTCCAAGCCGCCACCCATGTCATTCACGGCTCCGCCCACCACTACCTCCCTGGTCAAACAGATGGCAAGCCAGTTCCCAGGGTCCACACTGTCAACCAATCAACTTGAGATCCCCAAAgcccccctttcccctcctgcGGTGAAGGCCAAACCAAGATGGCAGCCAGCCCAGCAACAGGCCTCTGAGTTCCCTCCACCCGCTTCTGAGAGCAGCctgtctttcccttctcctccccctcctcctccgccCCCACCTGCTCCAGTCACCGGCCTTGCCCCTCTtgctccacctccccctcccatcACTGGCCCCACCCCTccgcctccccctctcccccccggCAACCTATGCTCTCCCCTGAAGAGATCTCCATCGGgctcctccacaccctcctca is drawn from Oncorhynchus keta strain PuntledgeMale-10-30-2019 chromosome 37, Oket_V2, whole genome shotgun sequence and contains these coding sequences:
- the LOC118369972 gene encoding LOW QUALITY PROTEIN: ras-associated and pleckstrin homology domains-containing protein 1-like (The sequence of the model RefSeq protein was modified relative to this genomic sequence to represent the inferred CDS: deleted 2 bases in 1 codon) codes for the protein MADMSDDELDHGGVEEDSDKEDQDLDKMFGAWLGELDKLTQSLDDGKPQKPVQKAPLRQETNMANFSYRFSMYNINEALNQTTETVDLDALMADLCSIEQELSTIGKPNTGTARQAKCQQRGLGGRGASAKQTASDGGGSSGGSTSSSTRASPASTVRGGSSNSHGRPSASNFSLDDITAQLEQASLSMEEAAHQTSSSYSSATLRRPSAGSSPSQHRRTGSVGAVSEHEAGGHSSRSSVNSASASSMDSLDIDKVLSRTAGGAEQDGESQGSPQPPQVVASTEHASLLRRANGKPARRQLDFTSREGEVDLDTHSYLDRETSLILKSIAGKPSHLLTKEEQGAKVKAEKIRVALEKIKEAQVKKLVIRVHMSDESSKTMMVDERQTVRQVLDSLLDKSHCGYSPDWSLVETINELQMERIFEDHENLVENLLNWTRDSHNKLMFIERIEKYALFKNPQNYLLGRKETSEMADRNKEALLEECFCGSSVSVPEMEGILWLKDDGKKSWKKRYFLLRASGIYYVPKGKAKASRDLVCFLQLDHVNVYYGQDYRSKYKAPTDYCLALKHPQIQKKSQYIKYLCCDDVRTLHQWFNGIRIAKYGKQLYVNYQEAMKRTEAAHDWSSLSTSSIRSSSGSGSASLPESQSNHSGQSDSGVDTASSHGRSQSVVSSIFSEAWKRGTQMEENTRMRESTRGATLPHPAHTHRQTPQLEPPALATPQQQPPPQTRSSYTHALPPKPQGGTSPPLQQQLPPQIRSSYTQVLPTLPQQPSPPPPQQPSPPPPQQPSPPPPQQPSPPPPQQPSPPPPQQPSPPPPQQPSPPPLQQLPPHIRSSYTQVLPTLHQQPFPPPPQQLPPQIRSSYTQVLPSLHPQPSPPPPQQLPPQICSSYTPVLPSLPFPPPPQQAFPPPPQQAFPPPPQQAFPPPPQQAFPPPPQQAFPPPPQQAFPPPPQQAFPPPPQQAFPPPPQQAFPPPPQQAFPPPPQQAFPPPPQQAFPPPPQQAFPPPPQQAFPPPPQQAFPPPPQQALPPQIRSSYTQALPSPPPPPQLSPPPPQLSPPPPQQLSPQPCSSYPSCAPATSSPPPPPPPPPLPASSTPHHSGPTVFAKYSTITRLQNQNAAHQAANHHRAQNNHQSPPRASAQAPAPPHQTAVKPLVNNFNVPPPPPPPPPPSMPALGSAMAALRLGSPSPAALPQFIPPPPESNDIPPPPPPPPPPDPMPGLCPLPYGANALQQALAQKFPNGPTQGLFPPAARLVESPPAPPPPPPPPPPPPPPTPGPPQKLSVPPPPPPPPPPPPPTPQQHYSPAAAPPPALPKTFSPGFLLHHGGRKPLYPVSPLPPAPPAAPTPPPPPAPPPPVSMKKQHSLQGVHTPNQPPPTFPKQHSLSKPPPMSFTAPPTTTSLVKQMASQFPGSTLSTNQLEIPKAPLSPPAVKAKPRWQPAQQQASEFPPPASESSLSFPSPPPPPPPPPAPVTGLAPLAPPPPPITGPTPPPPPLPPGNLCSPLKRSPSGSSTPSSGSSGWGGRKPPPATPQKASSIKSNSTAEYQESRRNLLSKFAPQSSSSPSTFPSFPAVSLGSSPSKDPSSSPAGPPAPPKPGKLNLANLALQAKVGQQRQSTADFPSLPAECAVAYLPTPPLAFDLFPPPLPSDGHIGAPKVAVVNPQPKVPPAPPGPPPPATINSSWGKGSLKKAPPPMLQRNQPSPPPKLPLPTSPPKGNGNNGAPQPGNFMDDLNRTLKRKSVSRQGSLSSSRLSGPKLEPAAGTMDDMELALAPPPPELLSGGNISGYATLRRGPPPAPPKRGGNTKLTH